The genomic region ATCATTAAGTCTGCAAAGAAAAGAGTAAGAATTGCTGATAAAGCAACTGCTCGAAATCGCAAAACCAAGCGTAACGTAAAGAGCTCTATCAAGGCTCTGATGTCTAGTATTTCAGGTGATAAAAAGCAAGCTTCCGAACTACTATCAAAAGCTCAAAGAGAAATTGACGTTGCCGTAAAAAAAGGCGTACTACACAAAAACAAAGGCGCTAGAAAAAAATCCCAATTAGCAAAATTATCAAAAGAAGCAGGGATAAATCCATCCTCCTCTAAAGAGAAAACTGCCAAGAAACCAGCAACAAAAAAAGCTACTACAACTAAATCAACCGCCAAGAAACCAGCCAAAAAACCAGCCAAAAAAGCTACCCCAAAAAGCTAATACGATTCATGAATAGTAGTATTGCTTGATCGGCATCAACTTTGCTATTTTTTATAGAAAGATCAAGTTCATGAGCGACTTTAACTAACTTTTTGATTTGATGCATCGAAAGTTTTTGGGCTAACGTCATAGATTTTTGAATACTATAGGCTTTTATCTTTGATTGCGAAGCAATTTCTTGAGATGTTTTGCCTCTTGCCAACTTAACCATTGCCAGTAAATGCAATTGCCAGCCAATCAATCCAATAATTACCTGTGGTTCAACTTTTTGAAGTCTTTGCTCTTTATATAGTCGTTCGGTTTTTTCTCTATATCCTAAAAATGCAGACTCTAACAAATCAAAGGTGGAGCTTTGTGGTCTAGATTCTACCAACATCTCAATGGTTTGTTGTGAAATTTTTGAGTCGTAAATGATCAGCTTGTCAATTTCACTTTTCAGTAGCATCTGGTTCTCGCCAACTTTATCAATCAGCAGGCGTGCATCAGTTGATGAAATCGTTCCCCTACTCGCTTTGGCATAGTTTTGTATCCATTTTGGTAAATTGTAAGTGGGCAAATTTTCAAAAGATTCGAAATTAGGCTTTGATTTTAGTTTCTTGTAGTAACTTGCACGCTTATCAATCTTTGATAATAGAACAACCACGGTATTCTGTTCTGGTACATCGACTTCTAATAGCCTTTCTATAAGTTCCTTATCTGCTACGCCTTTTAGTATTACTAATTTTGAAGGGCTTAAAAAGCTCAAATTACCAACAGCATCGATAACACTCGCGACAGATACACCATCCACATCAACCCTTTCGACTGCTAAATTGCCATATTTGCTTACAAAGGTGTTTGTTATCTCATTGAGCTTTTGTTGCAATTCAAAGGCATTATCGCCAGACAAATAATGTATCATTTGTATCCTTTCGGAAGCTTCTGTTCGTGTGGGCAAATATGCGTGCCACGTCCAGCTACACGTAATTTAATGATTGTAGTACCACATTTTGGGCACGGCAACCCTTCTCGTCTAAAAACCTTTGCAAAACCTAGATAGCTACCTTTATTGCCGTGTGCATCAACATAATTCCTGTCGCTCGACCCACCATTATCAATACTCAATTGCAACACTTCTTGGATTGCATTAAATAATTCTATTTTCTTCGATGTAGCAATATCTCTGATTCGTAAACTAGGATGAATACCTGATAAAAATAGAGCTTCATCCGCATAAATATTGCCAATTCCAGCAACTATTGACTGATCTAGTAATACCGATTTTACGCCAGAGTTTTGGCGTTTATTTAATTGTTCAATAAATAAACTAGAAGTTATTTTATTCCCTAATGGTTCGGGTCCAAGCCTTTTAATAAAATCAAAACTATTCACATTGGCAGTGAGTAATAATTTTATCCAACCAAACTTTCTCTGGTCATTGAAAAACAACCGAGATCCATCATCAAAAACAAATACTACTCTAGTAGATTTATCTGGTAATTCTCCCACCAAACTGTCTGTAGGGTGTCCTGCCCCGAAATTATCTTCGCCACGAAACACCAACTGTCCAGTCATTTTTAAGTGAATAAGCAAACTATGCTTTGAATCTAGCTCGATTATTAGTAATTTGCCGCGACGCGTAACTTTAGTAACTTTAGATCCTAATACATAATTCTTTAAATCTTTGTTATTAACTAAAAAGCTTTTATTCCAACTGATGTCAACTTGTTTAATGCAGTGCTTTGGTAATAATCGTTGGAGTCCTCTTTTAACAGTTTCTACCTCTGGTAACTCTGGCATAAATTAATTGTACCAGTGATTCACACGTCGTATTATTAGATTTTAAATATTACTACAATGTATAATTAGCAAATGGCAGATAAGCTAGGTGACTTGCTACAGCGAAGAGACGCGCAAAATGAACCTGATGAGTTCTCAATTATTCGCAAATATGTTCAAGACAGATTCGAAGTTACACCCAAATTAAGTATCACGAAAAGTGGTATATCTATTGGTGTGCCTAATTCAGCAATTGCAAGCAACTTACGTTTTGAGCTTTTTGAGCTTGGCCAAAAACTAAAATCAAAGAAAAGATTATTTATCAGAATCCTCAGGTAATTCACTAAGTTCAGGAAATTCTTCAACATCAGCGCCAATCACGAGCATGCCAGCAAAATCTACTACTGGCTTGTGGGTTTGGCCAATATTTACAAAATTGACTTCTGTTTTATCATTTGGTTCTTTGTCATATTTTTCAGGCACAGAATTATATACTATCACTCAAGCTTTATTATTCAATATTGAGTTTATTGTAATTTTTAAATTCGAAAAGCGTGTGTAATGTACGATATAAAAACCAAGGTTGCTTGCTATAGAGCAATTCATTTCTGAATCATCTATAAGTAGACATTCCTCAGGACTAACGCTTAATTGATCGCATACGTACAAAAATGATCTTGGGTCAGGTTTTGTAAACCCAATATCGCCACTAGTAAATATATTCTTAAAAATACCCCTGTCTCCAACATCTGAATATTGAGATATTTTGTCACCTATACTAGGAATATTTGAAAGAATTACGCAGTGATATTTGCTAGATAACCGTTTAGCCAGGGATAATACCTTCTCGTCCAAGTCCTGGGTTTTAGGTCTATACAACACACCATAATAATCAAAGACTATAACTTTAATCATTTAAAATGTTACTTATATTTAAAAACTAACCCCTTGTATAAAGGTGCTATAGTCGGGAATTTGATTCTGGAAAAGTGTCTGAACATTACTTACGTTTCCGCCGAAAGTTCCACGTGCCGAATTACACGAGGTAGACCACAAAGATTGTTTTGTATCTGAGCCGTTAATTATATCGTAATGGTATCTCTTTCCGTTTGGGCAAGCTCCAAGTGGCACCACATTCCGTGTAGCTACCTTAGGCTTGGTAAATCCACTATTCTGTAATCCTGCTAAAAATGCTTTGTATGCATCTCTATCGTTTAATAAAGTTTGACTTTTTAGTACATTACCTTGATATCCATCATAAATAACTGCTGTTCTTTCGGTTTGACCTATGGTAATCTGCAAAACTCTGTGCTCTTCTCTGGCGTTTATCTTTCCTTCTTGCGTAAACCGAACAACAGTGTTAGTGTCTGCATAGTTCGTGATGTTTGTTTCTCTATTAACTCCTACTTGCTGTTTGGGTTTATCTCCACTACGAGCAAAAAACCAAATAACAGAAATAAAGATCAATAAAACTACAGCTCCAGCAACAATAAATTGTCTCATGATTAGATATTATACCACTTTTAATACACTAGTGCAAAATATTACGTTAGCTATGTTAAAGCTCGCCCCAAGTGTTTCCCACAGAAACATCGACTGTTAGTTTTACTGGTAACTTATAGACGTTTTCCATTGTTGTCTTGAGTATACTCTCGACTTTTTTTGATTTTTTGGTTGGACATTCAACTAGTATTGAATCATGAATTTGAAGTAATTGTTTGCAATCTTCGTCTAGGATCTTATCCACCTCAACCATTGCCATCTTCATTAAATCCGCTTCTGTCCCTTGAATAGGCATATTGATTGCAGCCCTCTCGGCAGAGGCTCTAACCATAAAATTACTTGAATGTATATCTGGAACCGGACGTCTGCGACCAAACATTGTCTCTACATATCCTAGCTCTTTCGCTTTGACCTTAACATCGTCCATATACTTAAGCAATGGCTTCCTGAGCTCAAAATATCTTTCAATAAAATGATTTGCTTGCTCAAATGTCATGCCGGTTGCAACACTCAACCCATGTGGACTCATTCCGTATAGAATACCAAAATTAACCACCTTAGCATCGCGTCGCATATTTTTGGTAACATCTTCTGGATTACGCCCATATATCTGTGAAGCTGTAGCTGTATGTATATCAACACCTTGATTGAACATATCGATGAGCTCTTCGTCTTTGGCTAAAACCGATACTAATCGAAGTTCGAATTGCGAATAGTCGGCACTGACCAATACCTTACCTTCACCGGCAACAAACGCTTCTCGAATACGATTACCAAGCTCTGTTCTTACAGGAATGTTTTGCAAATTAGGATCATTAGAGCTTAATCTTCCCGTTTGTGC from Candidatus Nomurabacteria bacterium harbors:
- the rpsT gene encoding 30S ribosomal protein S20, producing the protein MPIIKSAKKRVRIADKATARNRKTKRNVKSSIKALMSSISGDKKQASELLSKAQREIDVAVKKGVLHKNKGARKKSQLAKLSKEAGINPSSSKEKTAKKPATKKATTTKSTAKKPAKKPAKKATPKS
- the holA gene encoding DNA polymerase III subunit delta, which encodes MIHYLSGDNAFELQQKLNEITNTFVSKYGNLAVERVDVDGVSVASVIDAVGNLSFLSPSKLVILKGVADKELIERLLEVDVPEQNTVVVLLSKIDKRASYYKKLKSKPNFESFENLPTYNLPKWIQNYAKASRGTISSTDARLLIDKVGENQMLLKSEIDKLIIYDSKISQQTIEMLVESRPQSSTFDLLESAFLGYREKTERLYKEQRLQKVEPQVIIGLIGWQLHLLAMVKLARGKTSQEIASQSKIKAYSIQKSMTLAQKLSMHQIKKLVKVAHELDLSIKNSKVDADQAILLFMNRISFLG
- the mutM gene encoding bifunctional DNA-formamidopyrimidine glycosylase/DNA-(apurinic or apyrimidinic site) lyase, translating into MPELPEVETVKRGLQRLLPKHCIKQVDISWNKSFLVNNKDLKNYVLGSKVTKVTRRGKLLIIELDSKHSLLIHLKMTGQLVFRGEDNFGAGHPTDSLVGELPDKSTRVVFVFDDGSRLFFNDQRKFGWIKLLLTANVNSFDFIKRLGPEPLGNKITSSLFIEQLNKRQNSGVKSVLLDQSIVAGIGNIYADEALFLSGIHPSLRIRDIATSKKIELFNAIQEVLQLSIDNGGSSDRNYVDAHGNKGSYLGFAKVFRREGLPCPKCGTTIIKLRVAGRGTHICPHEQKLPKGYK
- a CDS encoding HAD-IA family hydrolase — protein: MIKVIVFDYYGVLYRPKTQDLDEKVLSLAKRLSSKYHCVILSNIPSIGDKISQYSDVGDRGIFKNIFTSGDIGFTKPDPRSFLYVCDQLSVSPEECLLIDDSEMNCSIASNLGFYIVHYTRFSNLKITINSILNNKA